The Fusarium poae strain DAOMC 252244 chromosome 2, whole genome shotgun sequence nucleotide sequence CTTTAGTGTAGTATGCAATATCAGCAAGAACCTCGTTCATACCACCAAACTCAGTCCGCATCATCTCTTGCATCTGAGCGTAAGTCAACTTTCCTGTACGAGCATCGACCCAGCTTGCGAGTGAGAGCATAACGTCTTTGGCCTCGTTGACACCGACACGACGATAGACATCGAGAAGCCCAGCCAGGGTTTTATGGATCGCATAGTACGGAACGTTGCCATTGTTCAAAGTCCTGTTCTCGACCTTTTCAATCTCTGACTCGGGAAAGCCAGACAGATAGCCTTTTGTGAAGCTAGCCTTTGCATTATTGGCCTGACATTTTGCGAGCTCTCTAACAAAATAGCTAGCTCGTGAGCCGCAATCTTTGTTTCCCAATGTTGCGTAGCAATGTGACCATGCTGTGAGGAAATGGCCCTGGATGTGGCTTCGGAAAGGGAAGTCTGGTGAATCCCAACCGCCATTCTTTGTGGCACCTTTGGTGTCGAGGCCGTGGTTCTTTCGGAATACATAGAGAAGTCTGTCCGGCTCGATGGAGAGGAGGTAGTTGACTGTTCGGTCTTGATTGTCCATCCATCGACTGTCTGTCAGAGAGACTTCGGACAGTTCAAATGCATTGGCCAAATCATCAACCTTGGGTGTCTGACCATAGGTTGGGAGGGCTAGGGAGATAAAGCCCGTAACAAGTGCAGTAGCTTTAAACAGAATCATGATGAAGTGCTGGTTCGCTCGACAATGCTTAGCTAGGACATCGTATGGAACTTGGAGGAACAGTTGGAAGTCGGCCTTTAAGTAGTCCTCTCATATACCGCGTGTTCGCAACGCACTAGCAACTTGAACTTGTATAAACTGGTGATTATCAACCATTGCATCACAATCCCACCGGCAATTCCATCCACCGGACTCACAGCCCACCGGATTCGTGGTCCATTATTAAAAGTCATTGGGGCGGTAAGGATGATGTTGCATTTTGCAGATCCGGGGAATCCCAATCGAGTATCTCTTTAGCCGGAGCTTTGACTGCCGATCAACCATATTCGAACAATTCCACAAATCATAAGATGCGATTTTCTCTATTTGCTATGCGCTCCAATAATATTTGCTTAAGTTGGTAGGCTTCCCGCAAGATATACGATATTGGGGAATCAGTCTGTATGAAGGTTGCAGTGCATCTTTGTAATGATGAGGGGCCCTCagagtatcagaaaaattggccactggaagcataagagacgaaattagtaggccactttatggtccttagactatagctcttagactatttattcttGTACcataagacttaggaggtcatcttttctgctacccgcTAGGGGGCTTCAGCTGTTACATCATGACGCAGACAAGGATAGAAACAAGACGTTCCAGTGCCAAAGGTGGTGGATATCCATTATCCTAGATATTCCTTGCTTCATAATCAAGGCGCATCAGCCAGAACATTGAGCTATGGTAGCCCATCTTTACTGCCTGCTACTCTGCGACCTCTCACGAAAACATGGGCGACATTTCTATCATCTCCAGTCATGACATACTTCTCAAACAAGTGTCTCAGCGAATCCCCAGACTCCTTTGGAGTCATGGCTGACTGTAGACCGTTGGTGGTAGTCACCCATGTCGCATCGAACTCTTTCCCAACTTCGAAATTTCCAATCTGCTTTTCCAGACATAACACGTTTGCACCGCCGAGAGTTGACAGATAAAAAGCTTCTTCAAGCGAAAGAGCCTTGTCTTTGCCCTCTGATAACACTTCTCTCGCATTCGACGCTATCATGGCTTGTCGAATGACTGCTAACATCGAGGATGCCCAGCCGCCACCACTGTCTGTACCCAAGCCTACCTTGATACCACGACGCAGAAAGTCTCGGATTGGAGCGACCATGAAACCTCCGCCGACAGTCATGTTGGCTATCGGACAATGTGCAATGCCACATTTGAGTGCCTCCAGTCGCTCTTTCTCGTAATCGCTCATGATGGTGCAATGGGCCAGGATAGATCGCCTATTGAGAAGGCCATAGCTCTCGTACAGATCCGCTTCGCTACCCTTGAATTCGGGGAATAATTCGGCAGTAGCGTCAACCTCTTGTTGAGCTTCGTTGAAGTGCGTTTGCATAGTCAAAGTATCGTCAGCTTGAACCATATCGCCGAGACCGCGGAGGAGTTCATCTGTGCAACATATGGCGAATCTTGGTGTAACAACAGGCTTCACCAACTCGTCTTTAGGCTCCAAGCCCCGGATATGGACAATACACTCCTTTGTTTCTTGGAGAGAAATAGCCGCACTTTCCTCACAAATGTAGTCAGGCGCGTTCCTGTCCATATTGCATTTACCCACAAAAGCACGCTGCCCTCTAGCATGGCATATATCAGCTAGAATACGTGTCGCTTCAGCATGTCGTGAACCATAGTAAGAAGCAGTCGTTATTCCCTGGCGCAAAAAGTCCTGAACAGTGTCCTCGTACATTCTCTTCGCATATATGGGATTAGAGAAACGTGCTTCGACAGGGAAAGTGACTTTGTTGAGCCAGTCTAGAATGTGAAGGCCTTGACCAAGACCCCGCATCGGCCATTGGGGAGCATGGTTGTGAGTGTCGACAAAGCCAGGGATAAGAAACTCTCCGTAGCTGAGATTGTGGATCTTTGAATTAGGCGGGAAGGTATCCTCCGAGACATCCTCAACTGTTTTCCAGAAG carries:
- a CDS encoding hypothetical protein (MEROPS:MER0037714); the encoded protein is MASVMIFRGAVIHSLNLKTLEFIDNATLVITNGHITGFWKTVEDVSEDTFPPNSKIHNLSYGEFLIPGFVDTHNHAPQWPMRGLGQGLHILDWLNKVTFPVEARFSNPIYAKRMYEDTVQDFLRQGITTASYYGSRHAEATRILADICHARGQRAFVGKCNMDRNAPDYICEESAAISLQETKECIVHIRGLEPKDELVKPVVTPRFAICCTDELLRGLGDMVQADDTLTMQTHFNEAQQEVDATAELFPEFKGSEADLYESYGLLNRRSILAHCTIMSDYEKERLEALKCGIAHCPIANMTVGGGFMVAPIRDFLRRGIKVGLGTDSGGGWASSMLAVIRQAMIASNAREVLSEGKDKALSLEEAFYLSTLGGANVLCLEKQIGNFEVGKEFDATWVTTTNGLQSAMTPKESGDSLRHLFEKYVMTGDDRNVAHVFVRGRRVAGSKDGLP